A window of the Streptomyces luomodiensis genome harbors these coding sequences:
- a CDS encoding ABC transporter permease: MRAATTGSGAAGKAADTPVGKPAATGVGGRAGRLLGAVFAALVGLFLMAPVLVTIASSLTTTSYVTFPPKGLTLHWYAELLNRPEFLDSFLISIGVAAGAAVVSTALGLAAGLAIHRYPFPGKSVLDRLFSSAFAVPTIVLGIGLLQWYAQLGMASSPLTLLLAHLVLTVPYTVRLVLAGLAGLDRSAELAAAGLGATAPRVFWHVTLPAVRGPMVAGAFFALITSFDDLTIALFVVTTDMQTLPVRIFNYLQYNYDPTVTAVGTVMVFFAAVVVVVIERVVGVAHLFGADPER, translated from the coding sequence ATGAGGGCGGCGACCACGGGGAGCGGGGCGGCGGGCAAGGCCGCGGACACGCCGGTGGGCAAACCGGCCGCCACGGGCGTGGGCGGGCGCGCGGGACGGCTGCTCGGAGCCGTGTTCGCCGCGCTGGTCGGCCTGTTCCTGATGGCTCCCGTGCTCGTGACCATCGCTTCGTCGCTCACTACCACCAGCTATGTCACCTTCCCGCCGAAGGGGCTGACCCTGCACTGGTACGCGGAGCTGCTGAACCGGCCCGAGTTCCTGGACTCGTTCCTGATCAGCATCGGCGTGGCGGCGGGCGCCGCGGTGGTGTCCACGGCGCTCGGGCTCGCCGCGGGGCTGGCCATCCACCGCTATCCGTTCCCGGGGAAGTCGGTGCTGGACAGGCTGTTCTCCAGCGCGTTCGCCGTGCCGACGATCGTGCTCGGCATCGGACTGCTCCAGTGGTACGCCCAGCTCGGCATGGCCTCCAGCCCGCTCACCCTGCTGCTGGCACACCTGGTGCTGACCGTCCCGTACACCGTCCGCCTGGTCCTGGCCGGGCTCGCCGGGCTGGACCGGTCGGCGGAGCTGGCCGCCGCCGGTCTGGGCGCGACGGCGCCGCGGGTGTTCTGGCACGTGACGCTGCCCGCCGTGCGCGGACCGATGGTCGCGGGGGCGTTCTTCGCCCTGATCACCTCCTTCGACGACCTGACCATCGCGCTGTTCGTGGTGACCACGGACATGCAGACCCTGCCGGTGCGGATCTTCAACTACCTCCAGTACAACTACGACCCGACCGTGACCGCCGTGGGCACCGTGATGGTGTTCTTCGCCGCGGTGGTCGTCGTCGTCATCGAGCGCGTCGTCGGTGTCGCCCATCTCTTCGGGGCCGACCCCGAGCGCTGA